The following DNA comes from Bacteroidota bacterium.
CGACCTACCCGGTCGATGTGAACGGTGCCGCGGGCGCGCGCCAGGTCTACCCCGCGAATGGCCTGACGACCTTCGGGTTCGACTTCGACTTCCGCAACCGCCTGATCGTCTCCGAGGCGTTCGAGGGGGCCGCCGATGCCTCGGCCGCGTCGTCCTACCTCTTCACCGAGGGCGGCGCGCCGGTCTCGATCACGGCCTCCGAGCGCACCAACGAGACGGCCGCATGCTGGATCGAGACCTTCGGCCCATTTGCCTATGCGACCAACACTGGCAGCGGCTCGGTGACCGGCTTCTTCGTCCGCCCGGGCGGCGAACTCGTCCGCCTCAACGACGACGGCATCACGGTCCGCACAGGCGAGGGGAGCATGCCGCTCGACATGGACATCGCGCTGAACTACCTCTTCGTCCACTCGGCCGGGACCAACCGGATCAGCGTCTACGACATCGAGCCGGACGGGAGCCTGGTGAGCGTCTCCGGCGCCGCCGTGGACGGCCTGCCCGAGACGACCGTCGGCGTGGCGGCGTTCTAAACGCCCGCGCTTCGTGAGCCACCGAAGGGGCCGCGCCGACTCGTTCGGCGCAGCCCCTTCTCTTTGGTCTACGCCTCGACTGCTTCGACGGGCACGAGGTCGGCCTCTTCAGCTTCGGTGTAGAGGCGGGAGTCGATCAGGAAGCGGAGGCCGAGGGGGATTTCGAGCGAGAAGCTGGAGCCGCGCCCCGGCCGCACGTCGACCGTGAGCTGGGTGTGCTGCCAGTACTCGAACTGGTCGCGGGCCATGTAGAACGGGCAGCCGTGGATGGCCCCGA
Coding sequences within:
- a CDS encoding DUF779 domain-containing protein, whose product is MPTPRVLVTDEAKAIIDQLREEHGPLMFHQSGGCCDGSQPMCYAEGDFRLGRSDVKLGAIHGCPFYMARDQFEYWQHTQLTVDVRPGRGSSFSLEIPLGLRFLIDSRLYTEAEEADLVPVEAVEA